Proteins from one Porites lutea chromosome 3, jaPorLute2.1, whole genome shotgun sequence genomic window:
- the LOC140930447 gene encoding probable ATP-dependent RNA helicase DHX37, with protein MGRMRKRHNWRARLQPEESNEGKKTTTALVNSTILENSTKDDVYKTSQEDTNILLAPSKKEKVKLEKKDPNEKRKKLTKKQRKKLEKIVETKKKKAKRAVLLKALADCAVSDKELSQMSSTTALGQLNPTRKRTFSETDGDKKGIISSIRCGRKKGKKLRLDKKANKPPPVKTAKEVEESVSEDSSDSVDEEGGSQDLQDVDVVVKSPPQDEEAVESKETDECEDDASNQSAKKIDEGKAKKFTKEESKDVKKLQPVKGISEKAVFKEVKRDPKIQAARLQLPILAEEQAVMEAIHDNDVVILCGETGSGKTTQVPQFLYEGGYTTRGLIGVTEPRRVAAVSMSRRVALELNMSTDLVSYQIRYEGNVTTNTIIKFMTDGVLLKEIENDFFLSKYSVIVIDEAHERSVFTDILLGLLSRIVPIRNKQGKQLKLVIMSATLRVEDFTGNTRLFPSPPPVVSVESRQFPVTVHFNKRTPDDYLNEAFRKVCKIHRTLPQGGILVFLTGQAEVHGLCRKLRKTFPYDPKKTKSQKKMGKDEQSDDDDLDLDNYPVNPAFEDREAEDEDLGEGLEDEDFDLDDSAFTSLIDKNLPMFVLPLYSLLSSQQQAKVFQTPPEEARLCVVATNVAETSLTIPNIKYVVDTGMVKRRYYDKVTGVSTFKITWTSKASANQRAGRAGRVEPGHCYRLYSSAVFTNEFEEFSAPEISRRPVDDLVLQMKDMNIDKVVNFPFPTSPDTKALQSAEKLLWNLGALEEKKTVRGNINAVITSLGRAMAKFPVSPRYAKMLCLGNQDNCMEYVIAIVSALTVKEVFADDTAGQISKEERRKISRLRRAWAGHGDAQKLGDAMVVLRAVGASEYAGCTMKFCDENGLRQKGMIEIRKLRTQLTNSVNLVNPDAKVVLNPRMSPPSPLQCRAIRQICLSGLGDQVARKNPVGNDPQLKNAYTCMSLDEPVFIHPSSALFDVLPEYVVYQEIVETSKLFMKGVIAVEPDWIPVFVPNLCTFSKPLEDPAPRYDCEAGVAKCHMTCTFGSRSWQIPSQELDYPAGIERYKWFARFLLEGKVIPKFAAFVPFLLSAPATMIKTWAKLQPRTEVLLSELVSECADSKKALEVAWKKDPKFLLAAFKQWVPQSKHSELSLMWPPK; from the exons ATGGGCCGAATGAGGAAAAGACATAACTGGAGAGCGAGATTGCAGCCAGAGGAATCGaatgaaggaaagaaaacaacaacggCATTGGTTAACAGTACTATCCTGGAAAACTCTACCAAAGATGATGTGTACAAAACTTCGCAAGAAGACACTAATATTCTTCTTGCACctagtaagaaagaaaaagtgaagttagagaaaaaagATCCAaatgaaaagcgaaaaaagctcactaagaaacagaggaaaaaacttgaaaagattGTCgaaacgaagaagaagaaggcaaAACGGGCAGTCTTGCTGAAGGCGCTAGCAGATTGTGCAGTGAGCGATAAAGAACTTTCTCAGATGAGTTCTACGACTGCTCTGGGGCAGCTGAATCCAACTAGAAAAAGGACTTTCTCCGAAACAGATGGAGATAAGAAAGGCATTATTTCGAGTATTCGGTGCGGACGCAAGAAAGGGAAGAAGCTTCGGCTAGACAAGAAGGCGAATAAACCTCCTCCTGTTAAGACTGCGAAGGAGGTTGAAGAATCGGTGTCCGAAGACTCTTCTGACAGCGTTGATGAGGAAGGTGGCAGTCAAGATTTACAAGATGTGGATGTTGTTGTTAAGAGTCCACCTCAAGATGAAGAAGCAGTTGAATCAAAAGAAACAGATGAGTGTGAAGACGACGCTAGCAACCAGTCAGCAAAAAAAATCGATGAGGGAAAAGCAAAGAAATTCACTAAAGAAGAGAGTAAGGATGTCAAGAAACTGCAGCCGGTTAAGGGCATTTCTGAGAAAGCAGTCTTTAAAGAAGTAAAACGAGACCCAAAAATCCAAGCCGCTAGATTACAGCTTCCGATTCTCGCAGAAGAACAGGCTGTTATGGAAGCAATTCACGATAATGATGTTGTGATTCTTTGTGGTGAAACGGGCAGTGGAAAAACTACTCAAGTTCCTCAGTTCTTATATGAAGGCGGTTACACCACTCGAGGGCTGATTGGCGTGACAGAGCCTCGGCGTGTGGCTGCCGTGTCCATGTCACGCCGTGTGGCTTTAGAGCTAAACATGAGCACTGATTTGGTTTCCTATCAGATTCGTTACGAAGGCAACGTGACGACAAACACAATTATTAAGTTCATGACAGATGGTGTGCTGCTGAAGGAaatcgaaaatgactttttcTTGTCCAAATATTCCGTCATTGTGATTGATGAGGCCCACGAACGAAGCGTTTTCACTGATATTCTCTTAGGCCTACTCTCCAGAATAGTACCGATACGAAATAAACAAGGAAAACAACTAAAACTTGTCATAATGTCCGCCACTCTTCGCGTCGAAGATTTCACAGGAAATACACGTCTtttcccctccccaccccctgtGGTAAGCGTCGAGTCCAGGCAATTTCCCGTCACTGTACATTTCAACAAGAGGACTCCTGATGATTACTTAAATGAAGCGTTTCGTAAAGTGTGTAAAATTCACCGCACTCTGCCGCAAGGAGGTATATTAGTTTTCTTGACGGGTCAAGCTGAAGTACATGGGTTGTGTAGAAAATTGAGAAAGACATTTCCCTATGATCCAAAGAAGACTAAATCACAAAAGAAGATGGGCAAGGACGAGCAATCTGATGATGACGACTTGGATCTTGATAATTATCCAGTGAACCCTGCTTTTGAGGACAGAGAAGCAGAAGATGAAGACCTTGGTGAAGGTCTTGAGGATGAAGACTTTGACCTTGATGACAGCGCCTTTACTTCCTTGATCGACAAGAATCTCCCAATGTTTGTTCTGCCTCTTTATTCTCTTCTCTCCAGTCAGCAACAGGCAAAAGTGTTCCAAACGCCGCCGGAAGAAGCACGGCTATGCGTCGTAGCAACCAACGTAGCAGAAACATCGTTGACAATTCCCAACATCAAATACGTTGTAGACACTGGCATGGTGAAAAGACGCTATTATGATAAGGTCACAGGTGTATCTACCTTTAAGATCACGTGGACGTCTAAagcatcagccaatcagagagcgGGCAGAGCTGGTCGAGTAGAGCCTGGGCACTGCTATCGTTTGTACTCATCAGCGGTGTTTACGAACGAGTTTGAAGAATTCTCGGCGCCGGAAATCTCCCGTCGCCCAGTGGACGATTTGGTTTTACAGATGAAAGACATGAATATCGACAAGGTTGTAAACTTTCCTTTTCCCACTTCCCCTGACACGAAAGCACTACAAAGTGCCGAGAAACTGCTGTGGAATCTAGGAGCGTTAGAAGAGAAGAAAACTGTGAGAGGAAATATCAATGCAGTCATCACGTCGCTAGGTCGCGCCATGGCCAAGTTTCCTGTTTCCCCAAGATACGCAAAAATGCTCTGCCTCGGAAACCAAGACAACTGCATGGAGTACGTCATTGCTATTGTCTCAGCCCTCACAGTGAAGGAAGTCTTTGCTGATGATACCGCTGGTCAAATAAGCAAAGAAGAACGACGAAAGATTTCGCGGCTTAGACGCGCTTGGGCGGGACATGGGGATGCACAAAAGCTTGGAGACGCCATGGTGGTTTTGCGAGCTGTGGGCGCTAGTGAGTATGCAGGTTGTACCATGAAATTCTGTGATGAGAACGGGCTTCGCCAAAAGGGAATGATCGAAATTAGAAAGCTCCGAACCCAGCTTACGAACTCTGTAAATCTTGTGAACCCTGACGCAAAAGTTGTGCTAAATCCTCGGATGAGCCCGCCATCTCCTCTCCAGTGCAGAGCTATTCGCCAGATCTGCCTCTCGGGGCTTGGTGACCAAGTGGCACGGAAGAACCCCGTTGGAAACGATCCTCAGCTGAAGAATGCTTACACTTGTATGTCCCTGGATGAACCTGTGTTTATTCACCCTTCATCAGCCCTATTTGATGTATTACCAGAGTACGTGGTTTACCAAGAGATAGTAGagacttcaaaactgtttaTGAAAG GAGTCATAGCCGTAGAGCCAGATTGGATTCCGGTTTTTGTTCCAAACCTATGCACTTTCTCCAAGCCGTTAGAAGATCCTGCGCCTCGTTACGATTGCGAGGCAGGCGTTGCTAAGTGTCACATGACGTGCACGTTTGGTTCCAGGTCGTGGCAGATCCCATCCCAGGAGCTTGACTATCCAGCAGGAATTGAAAGATACAAGTGGTTCGCCAGGTTTCTACTTGAAGGAAAAGTTATCCCTAAGTTTGCAGCGTTTGTGCCTTTTCTTCTTAGTGCGCCTGCTACAATGATCAAGACTTGGGCTAAGTTGCAGCCCAGGACTGAAGTGTTGCTAAGTGAACTTGTTAGCGAATGTGCTGATAGTAAGAAAGCGCTGGAGGTAGCGTGGAAGAAGGATCCAAAGTTTTTACTGGCTGCTTTTAAGCAGTGGGTTCCTCAAAGTAAGCACAGTGAATTGAGTTTGATGTGGCctccaaaataa
- the LOC140930450 gene encoding integrin alpha-4-like, with translation MESKIIWTLLYYIFIFKVRKISGFNLDSSSPIIYEGPLQSKMFGYSLATHSYSGKQWLLVGAPSSNVTSLSSSETFVNYGAIFKCEYKPGSKECTEILLDNQPLKTEELTLSNRTIAVETEVKTNQWLGATLYSTGENGRVVTCAPRYKIARPTDDESVKNNRYLGLNGRCFQLRQDLEGVQGPEVTPCGERVSRDFGNCLSGISAEYSADGYDLLLGTVGIRHRQGGVAAYSLDRKKTVFTPKISWRVESYMGYAVTSGHFLSPRTTEYVGGAPRDNSLYGKVLLYSRQNESIKVTTEIVRPQGITIGSYFGSVLCSVDTNNDMYSDLLVGAPRAQYRDEGRVFVYVNNRKGALNLQDSQGLKGDNIPNAQFGTTIARVGDLNKDGYQDIAVGAPFEGEDGSGAVYIYRGSYNGINPNYKQKIQGSSVEPGLRQFGSAITGTVDMDENDYPDVAVGAYRSNKAVLFRTRSIVNLEGRIHLSRKQIAIESNDGLCRLPDGNDHKCLNLSVCFTLKNKAIQYDRDLQLSYTVELDKKKACLETDAFRRMFFMDDLTKERIFVMSGVHNLTKKRDSYCSRPRTVYLKKKDNLADVASSLTFDLRFGLVKSCGNDLCPVLNDSVQAHHTEEVFFMKKCKNQHVCVPDLAVNGKVILVGYDGNHTFDQNLRIGLVRELILQVTVTNKANDHAYYSKLLVKYPRSLGYLRTGDCKDDLHSRNNTGSQSSITCDVGTRIALPGLSKHQFDLKFSAESVEKDLTIIVKTESQDFDANKRDNSKEFFVAVKYEADLEVRGYSKPDQVIYSGTVVGNKKVEELHEEEIGPEVIQTITVRNFGPSVVDESKVTITVPKLLRKSDPESYLIYLLQVEVIGPGSCDVPVNPRNIKSAKGNHSISIGNVNRDRRDVISLNCSQAVCQSFQCSLGRMRQGDTVEIKLTSRLWKNTFLKLDEPLVVELETLAQVHPPTKVMQRNEENDIATIVLTAKPERRGNRGKSIPWWVYLLSALGGILLLTGVIFLLYKLGFFKRRKDSLQITDDEIAPMNKA, from the exons ATGGAGAGTAAGATAATATGGACCCTTCTatattatattttcattttcaaagttagaaaaatttctggatttAACTTGGATTCCAGCTCGCCCATTATATACGAGGGACCGCTTCAGAGCAAGATGTTTGGTTATTCATTGGCGACTCATTCGTACAGTGGGAAACAATG GCTTTTGGTCGGTGCTCCTTCGAGTAATGTAACGTCTTTGTCTAGTTCTGAGACGTTTGTTAATTATGGAGCAATTTTCAAGTGTGAATACAAACCTGGTTCTAAGGAATGTACAGAAATTCTGTTGGACAATCAAC CTTTAAAAACGGAAGAGTTAACGTTGTCAAATAGAACTATCGCAGTCGAAACAGAAGTGAAAACCAACCAATGGCTTGGAGCAACTTTGTACAGCACTGGAGAGAATGGGAGAGTAGTG ACATGCGCGCCGAGATATAAAATCGCACGACCAACAGATGACGAAAGTGTTAAAAATAATCGATACCTTGGATTAAATGGAAGATGTTTCCAATTAAGGCAAGATCTGGAGGGGGTTCAAGGACCAGAGGTCACTCCTTGTGGag AGAGAGTATCTAGAGACTTTGGAAACTGTCTGAGTGGGATTAGTGCAGAGTACAGCGCAGACGGATATGATTTACTCTTAGGAACTGTAGGGATTCGACACAGACAAG GTGGTGTTGCAGCGTATTCTTTGGACCGGAAGAAGACAGTATTTACCCCGAAAATTTCATGGCGAGTAGAGTCCTATATGG GTTATGCCGTTACAAGCGGACACTTTTTAAGCCCAAGAACTACAG AATATGTCGGTGGTGCTCCCAGAGACAACAGTTTATACGGAAAA GTTCTTCTGTACTCAAGGCAAAACGAAAGTATAAAAGTAACAACTGAAATCGTCCGGCCTCAAGGAATCACA ATTGGAAGCTATTTTGGAAGCGTTCTTTGTAGTGTTGATACCAACAATGATAT GTATTCAGATTTATTGGTAGGAGCACCACGAGCCCAATATAGAGACGAAGGACGAGTATTTGTTTATGTTAACAACAGAAAG GGAGCTCTCAATCTTCAAGACTCTCAAGGCTTAAAAGGAGACAATATACCAAATGCACAGTTTGGAACGACGATTGCAAGAGTCGGAGACCTTAACAAAGATGGTTACCAAG ATATTGCTGTTGGAGCTCCCTTTGAAGGCGAAGATGGTAGTGGTGCTGTCTATATTTATCGTGGTTCCTATAATGGAATCAATCCTAACTATAAACAG AAAATACAAGGCTCGTCAGTGGAGCCTGGTCTAAGGCAGTTTGGTTCTGCTATAACGGGAACTGTTGACATGGATGAAAATGATTACCCGG ATGTTGCAGTCGGTGCCTACAGATCAAATAAAGCCGTGCTCTTTAG GACCCGTTCAATCGTAAATTTGGAGGGAAGAATCCATCTTAGCAGAAAACAGATTGCTATTGAAAGCAACGACGGATTGTGCCGCTTACCTGACGGAAATGACCACAAGTG CTTGAACCTATCAGTTTGCTTTACACTCAAAAACAAAGCGATACAATATGACAGAG ACTTACAGCTTTCGTACACTGTCGAGTTGGATAAAAAGAAAGCATGTCTCGAGACCGATGCTTTTCGCCGGATGTTTTTTATGGACGACTTAACAAAGGAAAGGATATTCGTCATGAGTGGAGTTCATAATTTAACAAAGAAAAGAGACAGCTACTGCTCAAGACCAAGGACTGTTTATCTGAAG AAAAAGGATAATCTCGCAGATGTTGCTTCCTCGCTGACCTTTGATTTGAGATTTGGATTAGTCAAATCTTGTGGAAATGATCTGTGTCCTGTTTTAAATGATTCAGTTCAAGCACATCATACAGAGGAG GTCTTCTTTATGAAAAAATGCAAGAACCAGCATGTTTGTGTGCCTGATCTGGCTGTGAATGGAAAAGTGATTTTAGTTGG ATACGACGGAAATCATACTTTTGACCAGAATCTGCGCATCGGTCTGGTGAGAGAACTCATTTTGCAGGTTACGGTAACCAACAAGGCGAACGACCATGCGTACTATTCCAAACTTCTGGTCAAATATCCGAGATCGTTAGGCTATCTACGGACTGGCGAT TGCAAAGATGACCTTCACTCAAGGAACAATACTGGGTCCCAGTCCTCTATCACCTGTGATGTAGGAACAAGAATCGCGCTTCCGGGACTCAGCAAA CATCAATTTGATCTCAAGTTTTCAGCGGAATCCGTGGAAAAGGATTTAACCATTATTGTCAAGACCGAAAG TCAAGACTTCGACGCAAACAAAAGGGACAACAGCAAAGAATTCTTTGTTGCTGTGAAGTATGAAGCAGATTTGGAGGTTAGAGG TTATTCAAAGCCAGATCAGGTCATTTATTCTGGAACCGTGGTAGGGAATAAGAAAGTTGAGGAACTTCACGAAGAGGAGATTGGACCCGAGGTTATTCAAACTATTACG GTCAGGAATTTTGGACCCAGCGTTGTAGACGAATCAAAGGTGACGATTACTGTTCCTAAACTGTTGAGGAAAAGCGATCCCGAGAGCTACCTTATTTATCTTTTACAAGTCGAG GTTATTGGACCTGGAAGCTGTGATGTTCCGGTGAATCCTCGTAATATTAAG tCAGCGAAAGGCAATCATTCGATAAGTATTGGTAATGTCAACAGAGACAGACGTGATGTAATCTCACTG AACTGCAGTCAAGCCGTATGCCAATCTTTCCAGTGTAGCCTGGGTCGAATGAGACAAGGTGACACAGTGGAAATTAAACTGACGTCACGATTGTGGAAGAACACTTTTCTAAAG CTAGATGAACCTTTGGTTGTTGAGTTAGAGACACTTGCACAAGTTCATCCTCCTACTAAAGTTATGCAAAGAAATGAGGAAAACGATATTGCTACG ATTGTTTTGACAGCCAAGCCTGAGCGGAGAGGTAACAGAGGCAAATCAATCCCTTGGTGGGTGTATTTGTTATCGGCCCTCGGTGGAATCCTCTTACTTACTGGAGTCATTTTTCTTCTGTACAAG CTTGGATTCTTTAAAAGGCGAAAGGATTCATTACAAATCACCGACGATGAAATTGCTCCCATGAACAAAGCATAA